From a single Caloenas nicobarica isolate bCalNic1 chromosome 12, bCalNic1.hap1, whole genome shotgun sequence genomic region:
- the GPR119 gene encoding glucose-dependent insulinotropic receptor, with translation MASLALGAILAVLASLIIAANTLVAIALLRLILKSGSKGLYFVLNLAVADAMVGFTVVGLANDEFSQPFHPSQVFCVLRMAFVTSSSAASILSLILVACDRHLAIRKPFHYFQLVTGLRVGVRLVVLWLVAGIIGFLPVLTPCFQKISTNKKCSFFEVFHPVYMLTIFCVGFFPALFLFFYLYCDMLKIASVHVQHIRQVEHAGLAGGCPPSRTTSDMKAMRTVAVLIGCFTLSWLPFFIASVVQTVCSGCFPHNVIENCLWLLGLCNSLLNPLLYSYWQKDVRLQLSQLAASVKRRVLLLLGNGHQFPGKAAKSLPTVSCPRLQN, from the coding sequence ATGGCTAGTTTAGCCCTGGGAGCCATCCTCGCTGTGCTGGCGTCACTCATCATCGCTGCCAACACGCTGGTGGCCATCGCTCTCCTTCGCCTCATCCTGAAGAGCGGCTCCAAAGGGCTCTATTTCGTCCTTAATCTCGCCGTTGCAGATGCCATGGTTGGCTTCACGGTCGTGGGTCTGGCCAACGATGAGTTTTCCCAACCTTTTCATCCTTCCCAGGTCTTCTGCGTCCTGAGAATGGCTTTTGTGACCTCCTCTTCTGCTGCCTCTATTCTGTCCCTGATTCTGGTTGCGTGTGACAGGCACCTGGCAATCAGGAAGCCTTTCCACTATTTCCAGCTGGTGACAGGCCTGAGGGTCGGGGTGCGCTTGGTGGTGCTCTGGCTGGTTGCTGGCATCATTGGCTTCCTCCCAGTCCTCACCCCGTGCTTTCAGAAGATCTCCACCAATAAGAAATGCTCCTTCTTTGAAGTCTTCCACCCTGTCTACATGCTCACCATCTTCTGCGTCGGCTTCTTCCCAGcgctctttctcttcttttatctCTACTGTGACATGCTGAAAATTGCCTCTGTGCATGTGCAGCACATCCGACAAGTGGAGCacgcggggctggcggggggctGCCCCCCGTCCCGCACCACCAGCGACATGAAGGCCATGCGCACCGTCGCAGTGCTCATCGGGTGCTTCACGCTGTCCTGGTTGCCGTTTTTCATCGCCAGCGTCGTGCAGACTGTCTGTTCTGGGTGCTTCCCCCACAACGTCATTGAGAACTGCCTCTGGCTGCTGGGACTGTGCAACTCCCTCCTGAACCCCCTGCTCTACTCCTACTGGCAGAAGGACGTGCGgctgcagctctcccagctggCTGCAAGCGTGAAGAGGAGAGTCCTCCTTCTCCTGGGGAATGGCCACCAATTCCCTGGAAAAGCCGCCAAGTCTCTCCCCACTGTGTCCTGCCCACGGCTCCAGAACTGA
- the SLC25A14 gene encoding brain mitochondrial carrier protein 1 isoform X1, protein MSALNWKPFVYGGLASMVAEFGTFPLDLTKTRLQVQGQSADARFREVRYRGMFHALFRICREEGGRALYSGIAPALLRQASYGTIKIGIYQSLKRLFVDRMEDETLLINVICGVVSGVISSAIANPTDVLKIRMQAQGSLFQGGMIGSFIDIYQQEGTRGLWRGVLPTAQRAAIVVGVELPVYDITKKHLILSGLMGDTIFAHFVSSFTCGLAGAIASNPVDVVRTRMMNQRAIVGSTELYRGTLDGLVKTWKSEGFFALYKGFWPNWLRLGPWNIIFFITYEQLKRLPF, encoded by the exons ATGTCCGCGCTCAACTGGAAACCCTTCGTGTACGGCGGGCTCGCCTCCATGGTGGCCGAGTTCG GCACGTTCCCCCTGGACCTCACCAAGACGCGGCTGCAGGTGCAGGGCCAGAGCGCCGACGCGCGGTTCCGCGAGGTCCGGTACCGCGGGATGTTCCACGCGCTGTTCCGCATCTGCCGGGAGGAGGGCGGCCGGGCGCTCTACTCGGG GATCGCCCCGGCGTTGCTGAGGCAGGCGTCGTACGGCACCATAAAGATCGGCATTTACCAGAGTTTGAAGCGGCTGTTTGTAGATCGGATGGAAG ATGAAACGTTGCTAATCAATGTAATCTGTGGAGTGGTTTCAGGGGTGATCTCCTCTGCAATTGCCAACCCAACAGATGTGCTGAAG ATTCGAATGCAGGCTCAAGGCAGTTTGTTCCAGGGTGGCATGATTGGCAGCTTCATTGACATCTACCAGCAGGAGGGTACCCGAGGCCTGTGGAGG GGTGTTCTCCCGACAGCTCAGAGAGCTGCCATCGTGGTCGGGGTGGAACTGCCGGTCTACGACATCACCAAGAAGCACTTAATTCTGTCAGGCCTGATGGGTGACACCATCTTTGCCCACTTCGT GTCCAGTTTTACGTGTGGGCTGGCTGGGGCCATTGCCTCCAACCCTGTGGACGTGGTGCGGACACGGATGATGAACCAGCGGGCGATAGTGGGCAGCACAGAGCTCTACAGGGGCACTCTGGATGGCCTGGTGAAG ACATGGAAGAGCGAGGGCTTCTTTGCACTCTATAAAGGCTTCTGGCCCAACTGGCTTCGGCTCGGTCCCTGGAACATCATT TTTTTTATCACATACGAGCAGTTGAAACGACTTCCATTCTGA
- the SLC25A14 gene encoding brain mitochondrial carrier protein 1 isoform X2, whose product MSALNWKPFVYGGLASMVAEFGTFPLDLTKTRLQVQGQSADARFREVRYRGMFHALFRICREEGGRALYSGIAPALLRQASYGTIKIGIYQSLKRLFVDRMEDETLLINVICGVVSGVISSAIANPTDVLKIRMQAQGSLFQGGMIGSFIDIYQQEGTRGLWRGVLPTAQRAAIVVGVELPVYDITKKHLILSGLMGDTIFAHFVASALELQRTGWVLLRNLRCRREKLKMTSKYPRRDFGREGTQQKSCGDVKHLLDFSLLMTRNAVAPCLCPGVSRAGVLGV is encoded by the exons ATGTCCGCGCTCAACTGGAAACCCTTCGTGTACGGCGGGCTCGCCTCCATGGTGGCCGAGTTCG GCACGTTCCCCCTGGACCTCACCAAGACGCGGCTGCAGGTGCAGGGCCAGAGCGCCGACGCGCGGTTCCGCGAGGTCCGGTACCGCGGGATGTTCCACGCGCTGTTCCGCATCTGCCGGGAGGAGGGCGGCCGGGCGCTCTACTCGGG GATCGCCCCGGCGTTGCTGAGGCAGGCGTCGTACGGCACCATAAAGATCGGCATTTACCAGAGTTTGAAGCGGCTGTTTGTAGATCGGATGGAAG ATGAAACGTTGCTAATCAATGTAATCTGTGGAGTGGTTTCAGGGGTGATCTCCTCTGCAATTGCCAACCCAACAGATGTGCTGAAG ATTCGAATGCAGGCTCAAGGCAGTTTGTTCCAGGGTGGCATGATTGGCAGCTTCATTGACATCTACCAGCAGGAGGGTACCCGAGGCCTGTGGAGG GGTGTTCTCCCGACAGCTCAGAGAGCTGCCATCGTGGTCGGGGTGGAACTGCCGGTCTACGACATCACCAAGAAGCACTTAATTCTGTCAGGCCTGATGGGTGACACCATCTTTGCCCACTTCGT AGCAAGTgctctggagctgcagagaaCAGGCTGGGTACTTCTGAGGAATCTACGGTGTCGACGGGAGAAGCTCAAAATGACCAGCAAGTATCCCCGAAGAGACTTCGGCAGAGAAGGAACCCAGCAGAAATCCTGTGGTGACGTGAAACATCTGCTTGATTTCAGCTTGCTGATGACCCGAAATGCTGTTGCTCCGTGTCTGTGCCCTGGTGTGAGCAGGGCAGGAGTTCTGGGTGTGTGA
- the RBMX2 gene encoding RNA-binding motif protein, X-linked 2, with the protein SGGRAAGPVGPGADGALAPSPLTKVKLINELNAREAELGVQEAVSWHAEYKDSAWIFVGGLHYELTEGDVICVFSQYGEVVNINLVRDKKTGKSKGFCFLCYEDQRSTVLAVDNFNGIKIKGRTIRVDHVANYRPPKDSDDLDDVTKALHAKGCGVKTPPHTSSDSLSEDDEVPVRKQKDKEKSRQERHKQSSQALKRVASTEEAQPRIKIKKEKEDPAYERYASGSQQCRRGSERKAGSRMQRDEEERRHQRPLEGRGEKSCQNQRGQSGLWDEREKREEAGRRGDRHGSWREECPEGGRSRERSSGEPHPRHGERGSARASSRC; encoded by the exons agcggcgggagggCGGCCGGTCCGGTCGGTCCCGGTGCTGACGGTGCCCTCGCCCCCAGCCCGCTGACGAAGGTGAAGCTGATCAACGAGCTGAACGCGCGGGAGGCGGAGCTGGGCGTGCAGGAGGCGGTGTCGTGGCACGCGGAGTACAAGGACAGCGCCTGGATCTTCGTCG GCGGGCTGCACTACGAGCTGACAGAGGGCGATGTCATCTGCGTGTTCTCTCA GTACGGGGAGGTCGTCAACATTAACCTGGTGCGGGACAAGAAGACCGGGAAGTCCAAaggcttttgctttctgtgctaTGAGGACCAGAGGAGCACCGTTCTTGCCGTTGACAACTTCAATGGGATCAAG ATCAAGGGAAGGACGATTCGTGTGGACCATGTGGCCAACTATCGGCCCCCCAAAGATTCCGATGACTTAGATGACGTCACAAAAGCCCTCCATGCGAAGGGTTGTGGAGTTAAAACACCACCTCATACGTCATCCGATTCCCTGTCAGAAGATGATGAAGTGCCtgtgagaaagcaaaaag ATAAGGAGAAGAGCAGACAGGAGCGGCACAAGCAGAGTTCCCAGGCTCTGAAGAGGGTGGCGTCCACAGAGGAGGCGCAGCCCAGGATCAAGAttaagaaggagaaggaggaccCGGCCTACGAGCGCTATGCCAGCGGGAGCCAGCAGTGCCGGAGGGGCTCTGAGAGGAAGGCTGGGAGCAGGATGCAGCGGGACGAAGAGGAGCGGAGGCACCAGAGGCCGttggagggaagaggggaaaagagcTGCCAGAACCAGAGGGGACAAAGCGGTTTGTGGGatgagagggagaagagagaagaggctGGCAGGAGAGGAGACAGGCACGGCAGCTGGCGAGAGGAGTGTCCCGAGGGAGGCAGATCCCGGGAGCGCAGTTCTGGGGAGCCCCATCCCAGGCATGGGGAGCGGGGCTCTGCCAGAGCCTCCAGccgctgctga
- the RAB33A gene encoding ras-related protein Rab-33A — translation MAAGGGGRPPGSDSSLEPYVQTRIFKIIVIGDSNVGKTCLTFRFCGGTFPDKTEATIGVDFREKTVEIEGERIKVQVWDTAGQERFRKSMVEHYYRNVHAVVFVYDVTKMTSFTNLKMWIEECNGHAVPAMVPRVLVGNKCDLKDLIQVPSGMALKFADAHNMLLFETSAKDPKESQNVDAIFMCLACRLKAQRSLLCRDLEGRPGQARRLEPAQDANGKTSCPC, via the exons atggcggcgggcggcggcgggcggccgccGGGCTCCGACTCGTCGCTGGAGCCCTACGTGCAGACCCGCATCTTTAAGATCATCGTGATCGGAGACTCCAACGTGGGCAAGACGTGCCTGACCTTCCGCTTCTGCGGGGGCACCTTCCCCGACAAGACCGAGGCCACCATCGGCGTGGACTTCCGCGAGAAGACGGTGGAGATCGAGGGCGAGCGCATCAAG GTGCAGGTGTGGGACACGGCCGGCCAGGAGAGGTTTCGCAAGAGCATGGTGGAGCACTACTACCGCAACGTGCACGCCGTCGTCTTCGTTTACGACGTCACGAAGATGACCTCCTTCACCAACCTCAAGATGTGGATCGAGGAGTGCAACGGGCACGCCGTGCCCGCCAtggtccccagggtgctggttGGCAACAAGTGTGACTTGAAAGACCTGATCCAAGTGCCGTCCGGCATGGCGCTGAAGTTCGCCGACgctcacaacatgcttttgttTGAGACCTCGGCCAAGGACCCTAAGGAGAGCCAGAACGTGGACGCCATTTTCATGTGCCTGGCCTGCCGGCTGAAGGCGCAGCGCTCGCTGCTCTGCCGGGACCTGGAGGGGCGGCCGGGCCAGGCCCGCAGGCTGGAGCCGGCGCAGGACGCCAACGGTAAAACCTCCTGCCCGTGCTGA